From a single Bradyrhizobium sediminis genomic region:
- a CDS encoding type II toxin-antitoxin system VapB family antitoxin yields the protein MRTTIAIDDELFAKAQEFAGVTEKSAVIREALKAFVEREAARRLARMGGTQPEAKAPPRRRFK from the coding sequence ATGAGAACCACCATCGCGATTGATGACGAATTGTTCGCCAAGGCGCAGGAATTTGCTGGAGTCACCGAGAAATCAGCGGTCATCAGGGAAGCCTTGAAGGCGTTTGTCGAGCGCGAAGCTGCGCGGCGGCTCGCCCGCATGGGAGGGACGCAACCGGAAGCAAAGGCTCCGCCGCGTCGACGCTTCAAGTGA
- a CDS encoding formate dehydrogenase subunit gamma: protein MPGSLSTLKALCAAFALLIVFAAQPAAAQLSFKPTAEAVHEDKLLNALKEGDKITGRITIPDAMAANLIQPAGRDWRDFHRSKLPIIGGVAIVGMLAVLVIFMMVRGKIRIDHGFSGTTILRFASFERFTHWLTASCFIILALSGLNVSFGRMLILPLFGADAFAAMSAYAKLAHNYLAFPFMIGVAIMFLIWIKDNIPGKVDLEWMKQGGGLLTKGRHPPSERFNAGQKGIFWIVVIGGALMSVSGWFLLFPYLPANVTALQFWTVIHAVIAMLFIAVMMAHIYIGSIGMEGAFDAMGTGEVDLNWAKEHHSLWVEEEQAKGRAGTAPSAVPAE from the coding sequence ATGCCAGGCTCACTTTCAACTCTCAAAGCCCTCTGTGCCGCGTTCGCGCTGCTGATAGTGTTCGCGGCGCAGCCCGCCGCGGCGCAGTTGTCCTTCAAGCCCACCGCCGAGGCCGTCCACGAAGACAAGCTCCTGAACGCTCTGAAGGAGGGCGACAAGATCACCGGCCGGATCACCATTCCGGATGCGATGGCCGCCAACCTGATCCAGCCCGCCGGACGCGACTGGCGCGATTTCCACCGCAGCAAGCTGCCAATCATCGGCGGCGTCGCCATCGTCGGGATGCTGGCCGTGCTGGTGATCTTCATGATGGTGCGCGGCAAGATTCGCATCGACCATGGTTTCTCGGGAACGACGATCCTGCGCTTCGCCAGTTTCGAACGTTTCACCCATTGGCTGACGGCGAGCTGCTTCATCATTCTGGCGCTGTCGGGCCTCAACGTCAGTTTCGGCCGCATGCTCATCCTGCCGCTGTTCGGCGCGGACGCTTTCGCGGCCATGTCGGCCTACGCCAAACTGGCCCATAACTACCTGGCGTTCCCGTTCATGATCGGCGTCGCAATCATGTTCCTGATCTGGATCAAGGATAATATCCCCGGCAAGGTCGACCTGGAGTGGATGAAGCAGGGCGGCGGCCTCCTGACCAAAGGTCGACACCCTCCTTCCGAGCGCTTCAACGCCGGCCAGAAGGGCATCTTCTGGATCGTGGTCATCGGCGGCGCGCTGATGTCGGTGTCCGGCTGGTTCCTGCTGTTTCCCTATCTTCCGGCCAACGTCACGGCGCTGCAGTTCTGGACCGTGATCCATGCCGTGATCGCCATGCTGTTCATCGCCGTCATGATGGCTCACATCTACATCGGCTCGATCGGGATGGAAGGCGCGTTCGATGCGATGGGAACCGGCGAGGTCGATCTCAACTGGGCCAAGGAGCATCACTCGCTCTGGGTCGAGGAAGAGCAGGCCAAGGGCCGCGCGGGAACCGCCCCGTCAGCCGTGCCGGCTGAATGA
- a CDS encoding c-type cytochrome, which yields MFRPRPQCRFASLACAALLALVPLVATKAFAQLRGHGGAVRALAISPDGQTAVTGSFDSTAIRWSLTRNAADQVLRFHADAVNAVVLLRDGRAATGGADGRIAIWTPGKTEPDAVLEGHSAPIASLAASPDETMLASASWDQTVRLWPLTGGAARVLEGHAQNVNGVAFAPDGRTLVSVGYDQSVRIWPLSGPAAPTVVAMPSPLNAVAIGGDGEIAAGGADGRVYFLTGNGARAGAAAAGPRPVISLAISPDGALLAAAGIGGSVAMIDRKTRELARTLVGPGLPVWSVAFLPDSRTLLTGGADNIVRRWNAATGEPVDSLLVEAAGDPLAAYAGDRGAEIFRACVACHTLGAEQANRAGPTLAGLFGRRIATTPGYHFSEALKRLDIVWTPETVAKLFEVGPAAYTPGTKMPEQRIGSEADRAALVQFLERATRK from the coding sequence ATGTTCCGCCCTCGCCCGCAATGCCGTTTCGCGTCCCTCGCCTGCGCTGCCTTGCTGGCCCTGGTGCCGCTGGTGGCGACGAAGGCCTTCGCGCAGTTGCGCGGCCATGGCGGGGCGGTGCGGGCGCTGGCGATTTCGCCTGACGGACAGACCGCCGTTACCGGCAGCTTCGATTCGACCGCGATCCGCTGGTCGCTGACGCGCAATGCGGCCGACCAGGTGCTGCGTTTCCATGCCGACGCCGTCAACGCCGTGGTGCTGCTCCGGGATGGGCGCGCGGCGACCGGGGGCGCCGACGGCCGTATCGCGATCTGGACTCCCGGCAAGACCGAGCCCGACGCCGTGCTGGAAGGCCATAGCGCACCGATCGCGTCGCTGGCGGCTTCGCCGGACGAAACCATGCTGGCCTCGGCGTCATGGGATCAGACCGTGCGGCTGTGGCCGCTCACCGGCGGCGCGGCGCGCGTGCTGGAAGGGCATGCCCAGAACGTCAACGGCGTGGCGTTTGCCCCGGACGGCCGCACGCTGGTCAGCGTCGGCTACGATCAGAGCGTCCGGATCTGGCCGCTGTCGGGTCCGGCCGCGCCCACCGTGGTCGCGATGCCGAGCCCGCTCAACGCCGTTGCCATCGGCGGCGACGGCGAGATCGCGGCCGGCGGCGCCGATGGCAGGGTCTATTTCCTGACCGGCAATGGCGCGCGTGCCGGCGCAGCCGCCGCCGGTCCGCGGCCGGTGATCTCGCTTGCGATCTCGCCGGATGGCGCGCTGCTGGCCGCAGCCGGTATCGGCGGATCGGTGGCGATGATCGATCGCAAGACGCGCGAGCTGGCGCGCACACTGGTCGGCCCGGGACTGCCGGTCTGGTCGGTGGCGTTTCTGCCCGACAGCCGCACCTTGCTGACCGGCGGCGCCGACAACATCGTCCGGCGCTGGAACGCGGCAACGGGAGAGCCGGTCGATTCGCTTCTGGTGGAGGCGGCGGGCGATCCGCTCGCCGCCTATGCCGGCGACCGTGGCGCCGAGATCTTCCGCGCCTGCGTCGCCTGCCATACGCTCGGCGCCGAGCAGGCCAACCGCGCCGGCCCGACCTTGGCCGGCCTGTTCGGCCGACGGATCGCCACCACGCCGGGCTATCATTTTTCCGAAGCCCTCAAACGCCTCGATATCGTCTGGACCCCGGAGACAGTCGCGAAGTTGTTCGAGGTCGGGCCTGCGGCCTATACGCCGGGAACCAAGATGCCCGAGCAGCGCATCGGCTCGGAAGCAGACCGCGCAGCGCTGGTGCAATTCCTCGAGCGCGCGACCAGGAAGTAG
- a CDS encoding TetR/AcrR family transcriptional regulator, with translation MAKPVSERADLLPLLAEVFRAHGYEGATLALLGEATGLGKGSLYHFFPGGKAQMAAEVLAEIDRWFEVNIFAPLRESDDPARAVATMIGAVDSYFRSGQRVCLVGVIALGASRDMFAVQVQGYFSRWHDALARVLGRSGLSARVARQRSTDALVTIQGALVLARALGDSRIFGQTMANLTARLLARPE, from the coding sequence ATGGCAAAACCGGTTTCCGAGCGCGCCGATCTGCTGCCGCTGCTGGCGGAGGTGTTTCGCGCGCACGGTTACGAAGGCGCGACGCTGGCGCTGCTCGGCGAAGCCACCGGCCTCGGCAAGGGCAGTCTCTATCATTTCTTTCCGGGCGGGAAGGCGCAGATGGCCGCCGAAGTGCTGGCCGAGATCGATCGCTGGTTCGAGGTCAATATCTTCGCACCGCTGCGCGAGTCCGACGATCCCGCCCGCGCCGTTGCCACCATGATAGGGGCTGTCGACAGCTATTTCCGCTCCGGTCAACGCGTCTGCCTGGTCGGCGTCATTGCCCTCGGGGCGTCGCGGGACATGTTCGCGGTTCAGGTGCAGGGCTATTTCAGCCGGTGGCACGATGCGCTGGCGCGCGTGCTTGGGCGTTCGGGCTTGAGCGCGCGGGTGGCGCGGCAGCGATCGACGGATGCGCTGGTCACTATTCAGGGCGCGCTGGTGCTGGCGCGGGCGCTGGGCGATTCCAGGATCTTTGGACAGACGATGGCCAACCTGACAGCGCGGCTGCTGGCCAGACCGGAGTGA
- a CDS encoding metallophosphoesterase: MISRRHFLRFLAGLGATGVSTVAYGFGEPALRLRVARYNITPPQWPADFRLRIAVITDLHACDPWMSLARIEAIVERTNALRADVIVLLGDYVAGHRHVTRTIPAGEWAPVLGGLKAPLGVHAVLGNHDWWDDRTVQREGQGVTMARRALEAAGLPVYENDVVRLTKAGRPFWLAGLGDQLAYLPARRFRPVKRIGVDDLAATLGKVTDAAPVILLAHEPDVAVRVPARVALQLSGHTHGGQVRLFGWSPVIPSHYGKRFAYGHTRTQCDVVVSGGLGCSIMPFRIGVPPEIALVTLGGSAPAVS; encoded by the coding sequence ATGATTTCCCGACGTCATTTCCTGCGCTTTCTGGCCGGGCTCGGCGCTACCGGCGTATCCACCGTCGCCTATGGATTTGGCGAGCCCGCGCTGCGGCTTCGCGTCGCGCGCTACAATATAACGCCGCCGCAATGGCCCGCCGATTTCCGGCTCAGGATCGCCGTCATCACCGACCTCCACGCCTGCGATCCCTGGATGTCGCTGGCGCGCATCGAGGCGATCGTGGAACGCACCAATGCGCTGCGCGCCGATGTCATCGTGCTGCTCGGCGACTACGTCGCCGGACATCGCCATGTGACGCGCACCATTCCGGCCGGCGAATGGGCGCCGGTGCTCGGCGGATTGAAGGCGCCGCTCGGCGTCCATGCGGTCCTCGGTAACCACGACTGGTGGGACGACAGGACGGTGCAGCGCGAGGGCCAGGGGGTGACCATGGCCCGCCGCGCGCTCGAAGCCGCCGGCCTTCCGGTTTACGAAAACGATGTGGTGCGGCTGACCAAGGCCGGCCGGCCGTTCTGGCTGGCCGGGCTCGGCGATCAACTGGCGTACCTTCCGGCGCGCCGGTTCAGGCCGGTCAAGCGCATCGGCGTCGATGATCTCGCCGCGACGCTTGGCAAGGTGACCGACGCCGCGCCGGTCATCCTGCTGGCCCATGAACCCGACGTTGCGGTACGGGTCCCGGCGCGGGTCGCGCTGCAGCTCTCGGGCCATACCCATGGCGGCCAGGTGCGCCTGTTCGGCTGGTCGCCGGTGATACCGTCGCATTACGGCAAGAGGTTCGCCTATGGCCACACCCGGACCCAATGCGACGTCGTCGTCTCCGGCGGCCTCGGCTGCAGCATCATGCCGTTCCGCATCGGCGTCCCGCCGGAAATCGCGCTGGTGACGCTCGGCGGCTCGGCTCCAGCCGTTTCCTGA
- a CDS encoding gamma-butyrobetaine hydroxylase-like domain-containing protein: protein MSPPDAAPAWPVEIRLAKDRRTLHVTFDDGQSFDLPAELLRVTSPSAEVQGHSEAERKTVGGKRNVTILSVDAVGNYAVRLGFDDMHSTGIYSWAFLRDLGANAERRFQDYLDDLQAKGLDRDRPGMR from the coding sequence TTGAGCCCGCCAGACGCCGCGCCGGCGTGGCCGGTCGAAATCCGGCTCGCCAAGGACCGCCGAACCCTGCATGTCACCTTTGACGACGGCCAGTCGTTCGACCTTCCAGCCGAACTGCTCCGCGTCACCAGCCCGTCCGCCGAAGTGCAGGGTCATTCCGAAGCCGAACGCAAGACGGTCGGCGGCAAGCGCAACGTGACGATCCTCTCCGTCGATGCCGTCGGCAATTACGCGGTCAGACTGGGGTTCGACGATATGCATTCGACCGGCATCTACTCCTGGGCTTTTCTGCGCGATCTCGGTGCCAACGCCGAGCGGCGCTTTCAGGACTACCTCGACGATCTCCAGGCCAAGGGCCTCGACCGCGACCGGCCGGGCATGCGCTAG
- a CDS encoding glutathione binding-like protein gives MDLYFSPLACSLATRIALYEAGAEANYLEVDPKTKIVQNDGSDFRQVNPLGLVPTLRTDDGLVLTENAAILQYVADRFPQAGISTGPGIDRSRLHQWLCFIGTELHKGLFVPLLDKTAPPEMKTHVLGKGLSRLDYLDNYLKGREFLLDHFSVADAYLVTIINWTMATPPIELSKWPNVKSYYERLRARPSIARAVAEEFTLYQAELARHKAAA, from the coding sequence ATGGACCTGTATTTCTCGCCGCTGGCCTGCTCGCTGGCTACCCGCATCGCGCTGTACGAAGCCGGCGCCGAGGCCAATTATCTCGAGGTCGATCCGAAGACCAAGATCGTGCAGAACGACGGCTCCGATTTCCGGCAGGTCAACCCGCTCGGACTGGTGCCGACGCTGCGCACCGATGACGGGCTGGTGCTGACCGAGAACGCGGCCATCCTGCAATATGTCGCGGACCGCTTTCCGCAGGCCGGCATCTCGACCGGTCCCGGCATCGACCGCAGCCGGCTGCATCAATGGCTCTGCTTCATCGGCACCGAACTGCACAAGGGCCTGTTCGTGCCGTTGCTCGACAAGACCGCGCCGCCCGAGATGAAGACCCACGTGCTCGGCAAGGGCCTGTCGCGGCTCGACTATCTCGACAACTATCTGAAGGGCCGCGAATTCCTGCTCGACCATTTCAGCGTCGCCGACGCCTATCTGGTCACGATCATCAACTGGACCATGGCGACGCCGCCGATCGAGCTTTCGAAATGGCCGAACGTGAAGTCCTATTACGAGCGGCTGCGCGCGCGCCCGAGCATCGCACGCGCGGTCGCCGAGGAGTTCACGCTGTATCAGGCCGAACTCGCCCGCCACAAGGCGGCGGCGTAA
- a CDS encoding TetR/AcrR family transcriptional regulator, with protein sequence MVQKNTKPPPSATSEAVAPKRRGRPRAYQPEVALGKALDLFRKDGFAATSLDDLSAATGMNRPSLYGAFGDKRELYIKSYQRYRADARAAMIDIFKDELPIRKRLERIFAVALDIYLSGDSGPRGCFTVMTAASEAVSDPDIRAMVLEGFAELDKSFAACFRLARDKGELPPSADPQALAQIASATIHTIAIRARARVPRKQLEAIVKGAIDVMVGPAPG encoded by the coding sequence ATGGTACAAAAAAATACAAAGCCGCCGCCGTCCGCCACATCGGAGGCGGTTGCGCCGAAGCGGCGCGGCCGGCCGCGCGCCTACCAGCCCGAAGTGGCGCTCGGCAAGGCGCTCGACCTGTTTCGCAAGGACGGTTTCGCCGCCACTTCGCTCGACGACCTCAGTGCTGCCACCGGCATGAACCGGCCGAGCCTCTATGGCGCGTTCGGCGACAAGCGCGAGCTCTACATCAAGAGCTACCAGCGCTACCGCGCCGACGCCCGCGCGGCGATGATCGATATCTTCAAGGACGAATTGCCGATCCGTAAAAGGCTGGAGCGCATCTTTGCGGTGGCGCTCGACATCTATCTTTCCGGCGATAGCGGACCGCGCGGCTGTTTCACTGTCATGACCGCGGCGTCGGAGGCGGTGTCCGATCCCGATATCCGCGCCATGGTGCTGGAAGGATTTGCCGAACTCGACAAGTCGTTCGCCGCCTGCTTCCGCCTCGCCAGGGACAAAGGCGAGCTGCCGCCGTCAGCCGATCCGCAAGCGCTGGCGCAGATCGCCTCCGCGACCATCCACACCATCGCGATCCGGGCGCGGGCGCGTGTGCCGCGCAAGCAGCTCGAGGCGATCGTGAAGGGCGCGATCGATGTGATGGTCGGGCCGGCGCCGGGCTAG
- a CDS encoding nuclear transport factor 2 family protein, whose amino-acid sequence MSRPPLPPFTQETAAQKARMAEDAWNSRDPERVALAYTEDSVWRNRAEFLQGRPAIVAFLTRKWAKEREYRLIKDLWAFDRNRIAVRFQYEWHDDAGQWHRSYGNEQWEFDDKGLMRRREASINDHPIAEQDRRFLWTAPGPRPADVAGLSESPF is encoded by the coding sequence ATGTCGCGTCCGCCGTTGCCGCCGTTCACGCAGGAGACCGCCGCCCAGAAGGCCCGCATGGCGGAGGATGCCTGGAATTCCCGCGACCCCGAGCGCGTGGCGCTGGCCTATACCGAGGACAGCGTGTGGCGCAATCGTGCGGAATTCCTTCAGGGCCGCCCGGCGATCGTTGCATTTCTCACGCGCAAATGGGCGAAGGAGCGTGAGTATCGCCTGATCAAGGATCTCTGGGCGTTCGATCGAAATCGCATCGCGGTGCGTTTCCAGTACGAATGGCATGACGATGCCGGGCAGTGGCACCGCTCCTACGGCAACGAGCAATGGGAGTTCGACGACAAGGGCCTGATGCGGCGGCGCGAGGCCAGCATCAACGATCACCCGATTGCCGAACAGGACCGGCGCTTTCTGTGGACCGCGCCGGGACCGCGCCCGGCCGATGTCGCCGGATTGAGCGAGAGTCCGTTCTGA
- the ybgC gene encoding tol-pal system-associated acyl-CoA thioesterase: MTSLDGEIRDGRHHMQIRVYYEDTDFSGIVYHANYLRFMERGRTNHLRLMGAEQHALFAEAQAETPGFAFVVRSMQIDYLRPARMDDVLDVVTWPVAVKGASITLAQEVRRGEHVLVKAEVRVAFISEGRAKPIPKALRALMKADLIET, encoded by the coding sequence ATGACCTCCCTTGACGGCGAGATACGCGACGGCCGCCATCACATGCAGATCCGCGTCTATTACGAGGACACGGATTTTTCCGGCATCGTCTATCACGCCAATTACCTGCGCTTCATGGAGCGCGGACGCACCAATCATCTGCGGTTGATGGGCGCCGAGCAGCACGCGCTGTTTGCGGAAGCGCAAGCCGAAACGCCGGGCTTCGCCTTCGTGGTGCGTTCGATGCAGATCGATTATCTGAGGCCCGCGCGGATGGATGACGTGCTCGACGTCGTGACCTGGCCGGTCGCGGTGAAGGGCGCCTCGATCACGCTGGCGCAGGAGGTGCGCCGCGGCGAGCACGTGCTGGTCAAGGCGGAGGTGCGCGTCGCCTTCATCAGCGAGGGCAGGGCGAAGCCGATCCCGAAAGCGCTGCGGGCCCTGATGAAGGCCGATCTGATCGAAACCTGA
- a CDS encoding type II toxin-antitoxin system VapC family toxin, producing MVLADTSIWIDHFRRGDFQLSELLERGDIVIHPFIVGELLLGHVPRIAEMLDDLNVLPRAIVASAEEVLKFISDRKLPGSGIGYVDAHLLAAAALTPETSVWTRDKRLLAAAQALSLATKFPE from the coding sequence ATGGTACTTGCCGATACGTCGATCTGGATAGATCATTTTCGTCGTGGGGATTTTCAATTATCCGAGCTGCTTGAGCGTGGCGATATCGTCATACATCCGTTCATCGTTGGGGAATTGTTACTGGGACACGTGCCCAGGATCGCCGAGATGCTCGATGATTTGAACGTTCTTCCAAGAGCAATCGTGGCGAGCGCCGAGGAAGTCTTGAAATTCATTTCCGATCGAAAGCTGCCCGGATCGGGTATCGGATATGTCGATGCACATTTGCTCGCCGCTGCCGCGCTCACGCCGGAAACGAGCGTCTGGACGCGCGACAAGCGTCTGCTGGCTGCGGCTCAAGCGCTGTCGCTTGCCACCAAATTCCCGGAGTAG
- the fdh3B gene encoding formate dehydrogenase FDH3 subunit beta, with protein sequence MARVKFLCDADRCIECNACVTACKNEHEVPWGINRRRVVTINDGKPGERSVSMACMHCTDAPCAAVCPVSCFYTTADGVVLHSKDLCIGCGYCFYACPFGAPQYPKVGNFGSRGKMDKCTYCAGGPEADSTPAEYAKYGANRLAEGKLPICAEMCSTKALLAGDGAIIAEIYKERVMKRGYGSGMWGWKTAYADSPTG encoded by the coding sequence ATGGCTCGCGTCAAATTTCTTTGTGATGCCGACCGTTGCATCGAGTGCAACGCCTGCGTGACGGCCTGCAAGAACGAACATGAGGTGCCGTGGGGCATCAATCGCCGCCGCGTCGTCACCATCAATGACGGCAAGCCCGGCGAACGCTCGGTGTCGATGGCCTGCATGCATTGCACCGATGCGCCCTGCGCCGCGGTCTGCCCGGTGTCGTGCTTCTACACCACCGCCGACGGCGTGGTGCTGCACTCCAAGGATCTCTGCATCGGCTGCGGCTACTGCTTCTACGCCTGTCCGTTCGGCGCGCCGCAATACCCGAAGGTCGGAAATTTCGGATCGCGCGGCAAGATGGACAAGTGCACCTATTGCGCCGGCGGACCGGAGGCGGACTCGACGCCGGCCGAATACGCCAAATACGGCGCCAACCGTCTCGCCGAAGGCAAGCTGCCGATTTGCGCCGAGATGTGCTCGACCAAGGCGCTGCTTGCCGGCGACGGCGCGATCATCGCCGAAATCTACAAGGAACGCGTGATGAAGCGCGGTTACGGCTCGGGCATGTGGGGCTGGAAGACCGCCTACGCCGATTCGCCGACCGGCTGA